From a single Okeanomitos corallinicola TIOX110 genomic region:
- a CDS encoding polyketide synthase — protein MEKIAIIGLSCLFPDAQNPEQFWQNLSTAKESTSDISVADLDLDPSIFYDATKGQPDKFYFLKGGFIRNFDFNPKEYNLPGEFIESLDKTFKWSLYAAKQVIINSGYWGNKSALSKCGVILGTLALPTQASNQLFAPIYQQTIEPAISELLQEKDFRLGGRLTTAKASPYNAMVSGLPAAIISRAFALSGTHCCIDAACSSSFYAIKLASHYLQSGKADLMLAGAISASDPLFLRMLFSGIQGYPDNGISRPLDKSSRGLITSEGIGMVMLKRYSDAVRDGDKILATICGNGLSNDGKGKHLLSPNAQGQITAYERAYAEAKLDPKKIDYLECHATGTLLGDTTESQSVEGFFGKNQAQPLVGSTKNNVGHLLVAAGMVGITKTILSMSNNVIPATINVSQPIGSENNVMSPHNIIRTPTPWQSKKTKYVGLSAFGFGGINSHLILEQGKVSK, from the coding sequence GTGGAAAAAATAGCCATCATTGGATTATCATGTCTCTTTCCAGACGCACAAAATCCTGAACAATTTTGGCAGAATCTCAGCACAGCAAAGGAATCAACATCTGATATTAGTGTTGCCGATTTAGATTTAGATCCTAGCATATTTTATGATGCTACCAAAGGTCAACCGGATAAATTCTACTTTTTAAAAGGTGGATTTATCCGTAACTTTGACTTTAACCCCAAGGAGTATAATTTACCTGGGGAATTTATCGAAAGTCTAGACAAAACTTTTAAATGGTCACTGTATGCAGCGAAACAAGTAATTATTAACAGTGGCTATTGGGGAAATAAATCTGCACTCTCTAAATGCGGCGTAATTTTAGGAACTCTAGCTTTACCAACTCAGGCATCTAATCAATTATTTGCACCTATTTATCAGCAAACAATTGAACCTGCCATTAGTGAACTTTTACAGGAAAAAGATTTCCGTTTAGGTGGTAGATTAACTACAGCCAAAGCATCACCATATAATGCGATGGTTTCTGGTTTACCTGCCGCCATAATTTCCCGTGCCTTTGCACTTTCTGGAACTCATTGCTGTATAGATGCTGCCTGTTCATCATCATTTTATGCCATTAAATTAGCATCCCATTACTTACAATCTGGTAAAGCAGATTTGATGTTAGCTGGTGCTATTAGTGCTTCAGATCCGTTATTTTTAAGAATGTTATTTTCAGGTATTCAAGGATATCCTGATAACGGCATTAGTCGCCCTCTAGACAAATCATCACGGGGCTTAATTACCTCCGAAGGTATAGGAATGGTAATGCTCAAAAGATACAGTGATGCTGTTAGAGATGGAGACAAAATTTTAGCAACAATCTGTGGTAATGGTTTATCTAATGATGGTAAGGGTAAACATCTGCTCAGTCCTAATGCTCAAGGGCAAATTACCGCCTATGAAAGAGCTTATGCTGAGGCAAAACTTGACCCCAAAAAAATTGATTATTTAGAGTGTCACGCTACTGGCACACTCTTAGGAGATACCACCGAATCTCAATCTGTTGAAGGCTTTTTTGGTAAAAATCAAGCCCAGCCTTTAGTAGGTTCAACAAAAAATAATGTTGGTCATTTACTCGTTGCTGCTGGCATGGTGGGAATAACCAAGACAATTTTAAGTATGTCAAATAATGTTATTCCCGCAACTATTAATGTCAGTCAACCTATAGGTTCTGAAAATAATGTTATGTCGCCTCACAACATTATCAGAACACCCACACCTTGGCAGAGTAAAAAAACTAAATATGTTGGTTTAAGTGCATTTGGATTTGGTGGAATTAATTCTCATTTAATTTTGGAACAAGGGAAAGTAAGCAAATGA
- a CDS encoding SDR family NAD(P)-dependent oxidoreductase codes for MTAKLQVNPSSVFVVSGGGKGITAQCTIKLAQQKSGNFILLGRSEITPEPDYAIDCLEDAALKKRIMENLISQGEKPTPIMVQKIFNQINSSREIKKTLAAITAAGAKAEYISVDVTDTVALQAKLTTVAQKFGQITGIIHGAGNLADKLIEKKTSEDFEKVYTAKVQGLQNLLNCINPQQLQHLVLFSSVTGFYGNIGQSDYAIANEILNKSAHQFKKDYPQTHVVAINWGGWDSGMVTPQLKKAFAERGIEIIPVEIGSQMLVNELHPAYQNNTQVVIGSPMKIPPMSLGSKLRTHRIRRRITLAENPFLHDHTIAGTPVLPATCAKSWMVNGCEEIYPGYRYLSCQDFKVLKGITFNASLAQEHILEIQEISKNDGDFIEFQTKILSKTPEGRTHYHFSSLIKLVRNMPEAPIYESMDLREDNIVTTTGKDFYQNGDLSLFHGPAFQEITRVLNISPEKLTAECCWQEITAQQQGQFPVKWHNPYIIDLSTQTLWLWLNHFHQEVCLPGQLTYSEQFLAVPFNVPFYVSCEIENKTDTGATANFIIHSREGKIYSRILGAKAVIWPMKMLNKK; via the coding sequence ATGACAGCAAAACTTCAAGTTAATCCATCATCTGTTTTCGTAGTCAGTGGTGGAGGTAAGGGAATCACAGCCCAATGTACAATTAAATTAGCACAACAAAAATCTGGTAATTTTATTCTTTTAGGGCGTTCAGAAATTACCCCAGAACCAGATTATGCAATTGATTGTTTAGAAGATGCAGCCCTAAAAAAACGCATCATGGAAAATTTGATTTCTCAAGGCGAGAAACCCACACCCATAATGGTACAAAAGATATTTAATCAGATTAATTCTAGCCGAGAAATTAAAAAGACTTTAGCAGCAATTACCGCAGCAGGAGCAAAAGCTGAATATATCAGTGTTGATGTTACTGATACAGTAGCTTTACAAGCAAAACTTACTACTGTTGCTCAAAAATTTGGTCAAATTACAGGCATTATTCATGGTGCTGGTAACTTAGCAGATAAGTTAATTGAAAAGAAAACCTCAGAGGATTTTGAAAAAGTTTACACTGCCAAAGTGCAAGGATTACAAAATTTACTCAATTGTATTAATCCTCAGCAATTACAGCATTTAGTATTATTTTCTTCTGTCACAGGTTTTTATGGTAATATTGGACAAAGTGATTATGCGATCGCTAACGAAATTCTCAACAAATCAGCTCATCAATTTAAAAAAGATTACCCTCAAACTCATGTAGTTGCAATTAACTGGGGTGGTTGGGATAGTGGTATGGTGACACCACAACTTAAAAAAGCATTTGCGGAAAGAGGAATTGAGATTATTCCTGTAGAAATAGGCAGTCAAATGTTAGTAAATGAACTGCATCCAGCCTATCAAAATAATACACAGGTGGTGATTGGTAGTCCCATGAAAATACCACCCATGTCTTTAGGTTCAAAACTTCGTACTCATCGCATTCGACGACGAATAACATTAGCAGAAAACCCATTTTTACATGATCATACTATTGCCGGAACACCAGTCTTACCAGCTACCTGTGCTAAATCATGGATGGTTAATGGTTGTGAAGAAATTTATCCAGGTTACAGATATTTGAGTTGTCAAGACTTCAAGGTTTTGAAAGGAATTACCTTTAACGCAAGTCTAGCTCAGGAACATATTTTAGAAATACAAGAAATTTCTAAAAATGACGGTGATTTTATTGAATTTCAGACTAAAATATTAAGTAAAACTCCAGAAGGAAGAACTCATTATCACTTTAGTTCTCTGATTAAATTGGTGAGAAATATGCCAGAAGCACCTATTTATGAATCAATGGATCTCAGAGAAGATAATATCGTTACTACCACTGGTAAAGATTTTTATCAAAATGGTGATTTATCCTTATTTCATGGCCCAGCTTTCCAAGAAATTACCAGAGTTTTAAACATTAGTCCAGAAAAACTGACAGCCGAATGTTGCTGGCAAGAAATCACCGCCCAACAGCAAGGACAATTTCCCGTTAAATGGCATAATCCTTACATAATTGATTTGAGTACCCAAACCCTATGGTTATGGTTAAATCATTTCCATCAAGAAGTTTGTTTACCAGGACAATTAACATACTCTGAACAATTTTTAGCCGTACCATTCAATGTACCATTTTATGTGTCCTGTGAAATTGAAAATAAAACAGATACAGGAGCAACTGCTAACTTCATTATCCACAGTCGTGAAGGAAAAATATACTCTCGTATTTTAGGAGCAAAAGCAGTAATTTGGCCCATGAAAATGTTAAACAAAAAGTAA